A genomic window from Thermogemmata fonticola includes:
- a CDS encoding dienelactone hydrolase family protein, producing MLHRSGSVWIFLLLLLLLGGTLTPREPSAETHPKLRRPAPLPASVSAPAQTSGHVQASAPEKAAPDVLPGTEPLRAEGDLAAQMVEGIHRYLDRALAEAPALREKQWQPDFSSPERFRESVAPQRQRLRQILGLVEERVVPQLDYVGGPGRPALLAEAEQFQVFAVRWTVLEDLEAEGLLLEPRGPIQAVAVVLPDADWTPEMAVGLAGQLPPVVCSAPRLAQAGVRVLLPALINRRDDLCVNPRIGRATNQSHREFLHRMAYELGRTLSGYEMQIALAAIDWLTRHTPGEAAERLAVIGYGEGGRLARFLAALDERIRFVAPFGHGGPVEKVWEEPFDHDVWGLARLAGPAELTLLTWPRVKIPEPITVTRNGQRLLRTELGWPNVEGPPPVRPGRSGAAPGFLRPPPLQDLDAEEARAQRLLGQRPPTDPHGLRLRDQLPLLAEQRPTYTRRFPFPRDPDERHRRLFRQLLAHLQQLWRHSDAVRRQFWNRANPASPQTWDQSCDFYRHYFHREVLGELPPPSLPLRPRTRKLYDLPTWTGYELLLDVYPDVFAYGILLIPKNLPPREKRPLVVCQHGLEGNPRHTIDPETRPVYHQFARRLVELGYIVYAPQNPYYGQTRFRQIQRKAHLLQASLFSFILRQHQRTLDFLQSLPFVDPQRIAFYGLSYGGKTAMRVPALEKRYALAICSADFNEWIGKCVSFDLDRSYLWTGEYDMYEFNLGHTFNYAELAYLIAPRPFMVERGHNDGVGTDDMVAAEYAKILHLYQNRLKIPDRTAIDFFPGGHEIHLTATRDFLKKHLAFPKP from the coding sequence ATGCTGCACCGCTCTGGCAGCGTGTGGATTTTCCTCCTGCTGCTCCTGCTCCTGGGAGGCACTCTGACTCCCCGCGAACCCTCGGCCGAGACCCACCCGAAGCTTCGGAGACCAGCCCCGCTGCCAGCGTCCGTTTCCGCCCCGGCGCAAACCTCGGGACACGTCCAGGCGTCGGCCCCGGAGAAAGCCGCCCCGGATGTGCTCCCCGGCACCGAACCCCTGCGCGCCGAAGGGGACCTGGCCGCGCAGATGGTCGAAGGCATCCACCGCTATCTGGACCGTGCCCTGGCCGAAGCCCCGGCTCTGCGGGAAAAACAATGGCAGCCGGACTTCTCCTCCCCGGAACGCTTCCGGGAGTCGGTGGCACCCCAGCGTCAGCGCTTGCGCCAGATTCTGGGCCTGGTCGAGGAACGGGTGGTGCCCCAGCTCGATTACGTCGGCGGTCCGGGCCGGCCCGCCTTGCTCGCCGAAGCGGAACAGTTCCAGGTCTTCGCCGTCCGCTGGACCGTCCTGGAGGACCTCGAAGCCGAAGGACTGCTCCTGGAACCCCGCGGACCGATCCAGGCCGTGGCGGTCGTCCTCCCCGATGCCGATTGGACCCCGGAGATGGCGGTGGGCTTGGCGGGCCAGCTTCCCCCCGTCGTCTGCTCCGCGCCCCGCCTGGCCCAGGCCGGCGTCCGCGTCCTCCTCCCCGCCCTCATCAACCGCCGCGATGACCTCTGCGTCAACCCCCGCATTGGCCGGGCCACCAATCAGTCCCACCGCGAGTTCCTCCACCGCATGGCCTACGAACTGGGGCGGACCCTGAGCGGCTACGAAATGCAGATCGCCCTGGCCGCCATCGACTGGCTCACCCGCCACACCCCCGGCGAAGCCGCCGAACGCCTCGCCGTCATCGGCTATGGCGAAGGAGGACGCCTCGCCCGCTTCCTCGCCGCCCTCGACGAACGCATCCGCTTCGTCGCCCCCTTCGGCCACGGCGGACCCGTGGAAAAAGTCTGGGAGGAACCCTTCGACCATGATGTCTGGGGCTTGGCCCGACTGGCCGGACCCGCCGAGCTAACCCTGCTCACCTGGCCGCGGGTCAAAATCCCTGAACCCATCACAGTGACACGCAACGGTCAGCGCCTCCTGCGCACCGAACTGGGCTGGCCGAACGTCGAAGGACCCCCACCCGTCCGCCCCGGACGCAGCGGCGCCGCCCCCGGCTTCCTCCGCCCACCCCCCCTGCAAGACCTCGACGCCGAAGAAGCCCGCGCCCAACGCCTCCTCGGACAACGCCCCCCCACCGACCCCCACGGCCTACGCCTGCGCGACCAGCTCCCCCTCCTCGCCGAACAACGCCCCACCTACACCCGCCGCTTCCCCTTCCCCCGCGACCCCGACGAACGCCACCGCCGACTCTTCCGCCAACTCCTCGCCCATCTCCAACAACTCTGGCGCCACAGCGACGCCGTCCGCCGACAATTCTGGAACCGCGCCAACCCCGCTTCCCCCCAAACCTGGGACCAATCCTGTGACTTCTACCGCCATTACTTCCACCGCGAAGTCCTCGGCGAACTGCCCCCGCCCTCCCTCCCCCTCCGGCCCCGCACCCGCAAACTCTACGACCTGCCCACCTGGACCGGCTACGAACTCCTCCTCGATGTCTACCCCGACGTCTTCGCCTACGGCATCCTCCTCATCCCCAAAAACCTTCCCCCCCGTGAAAAACGCCCCCTCGTCGTCTGCCAGCACGGCCTCGAAGGAAACCCCCGCCACACCATCGATCCCGAAACCCGACCCGTCTACCACCAGTTCGCCCGACGACTCGTCGAACTCGGCTACATCGTCTATGCCCCCCAAAACCCCTACTACGGCCAAACACGCTTCCGCCAAATCCAACGCAAAGCCCACCTCCTCCAAGCCTCCCTCTTCAGCTTCATCCTCCGCCAGCACCAACGCACCCTCGACTTCCTCCAATCCCTCCCCTTCGTCGATCCTCAACGCATCGCCTTCTACGGCCTCAGCTACGGCGGCAAAACCGCCATGCGCGTCCCCGCCCTCGAAAAACGCTACGCCCTCGCCATCTGCTCCGCCGACTTCAACGAGTGGATCGGCAAATGTGTCTCCTTCGACCTCGACCGCAGCTACCTGTGGACCGGGGAATACGACATGTACGAATTCAACCTTGGCCACACCTTCAACTACGCCGAACTGGCCTACCTCATCGCCCCCCGACCCTTCATGGTCGAACGCGGCCACAACGACGGCGTCGGCACCGATGACATGGTCGCCGCCGAATACGCCAAAATCTTGCACCTCTACCAGAACCGCTTAAAAATCCCCGACCGCACCGCCATCGACTTCTTCCCCGGCGGCCACGAAATCCACCTCACCGCCACCCGCGACTTCCTGAAAAAACACCTGGCCTTCCCCAAACCCTGA